From a region of the Alosa sapidissima isolate fAloSap1 chromosome 9, fAloSap1.pri, whole genome shotgun sequence genome:
- the LOC121719586 gene encoding CMRF35-like molecule 5, giving the protein MRGRLCVCVCVCVCVCVCVCVCLCVGVLPVESVIQVTGYVGKSAVIRCPYDRGYVGYSKYLYSSDYHVQTKAGQTRAIKGRFSLHDKTTGVFTVTITGLTAEDSGQYWCGVNKYGRDLYTEVDLNVIKGPPPTPNPARVSSTEHQTVSSSPSFSPPASNTSQSGNETTTSDQETVAEHQEDPEESVVMVILCVVVLVVMVTVCVLVSALYYRQRRTKQTAACGPSSLHTSDHMEEASHTRLRPAHLLQLPAGRHLLHL; this is encoded by the exons ATGAGAggacgattgtgtgtgtgtgtgtgtgtgtgtgtgtgtgtgtgtgtgtgtgtgtgtgtgtgtttgtgtgtaggtgttctTCCTGTGGAGTCTGTGATCCAGGTGACTGGATATGTAGGCAAATCAGCAGTGATCAGATGTCCCTATGATAGAGGATATGTGGGATACTCCAAGTACCTCTACAGTTCAGACTATCATGTCCAGACTAAAGCAGGTCAGACCAGAGCAATCAAAGGGAGATTCTCTCTGCATGATAAAACCACTGGAGTCTTCACAGTGACCATCACTGGACTGACTGCAGAGGATTCTGGACAGTACTGGTGTGGGGTTAACAAATATGGAAGAGACCTCTACACTGAAGTGGACCTAAATGTTATAAAAG gtcCCCCTCCCACCCCAAACCCAGCACGTGTGTCCTCCACTGAACACCAAACTGTCTCATCATCACCTTCATTTTCACCTCCAGCTTCCAACACCTCCCAGTCTGGAAACGAGACAACCACTAGTG ACCAGGAAACAGTTGCTGAGCATCAGGAGGACCCAGAAGAATCTGTCGTTATGGTGATCCTGTGTGTTGTGGTGCTGGTGGTCAtggtgacggtgtgtgtgttagtttcaGCCCTCTACTACAGACAGAGGAGGACCAAGCAgacagcag CATGTGGCCCATCCAGCCTTCACACTAGCGATCACATGGAGGAG GCCAGTCACACAAGGCTCAGACCAGCCCATCTACTGCAACTCCCAGCAGGACGTCATCTACTCCATTTGTAA